A region from the Kribbella shirazensis genome encodes:
- a CDS encoding RNA methyltransferase encodes MSGIRVRSRKDLKHQRRRKSHACWDHLLIAPLWPLYDVNLGTLLRTCDAVGACLAVPKLPWVPDALAKGNTLRRRTCVHWTGHDPVRWLIDQRSRPDTTVVGVELADEAIRLADLPPARNRTIAVLGHERTGIPPEAVDELDVVVEIPMIGTGASLNVAVAGSLVLYRLAGLL; translated from the coding sequence ATGAGCGGGATCCGGGTGCGGAGCCGCAAGGACCTCAAGCACCAACGCCGCCGCAAGTCCCACGCGTGCTGGGACCATCTGCTGATCGCGCCGCTCTGGCCGCTGTACGACGTGAATCTCGGGACGCTGCTCCGTACGTGTGACGCGGTCGGCGCCTGTCTCGCCGTACCGAAGCTGCCCTGGGTGCCGGACGCGCTTGCCAAGGGCAACACGTTGCGGCGGCGCACCTGCGTGCACTGGACCGGGCACGATCCGGTGCGCTGGCTGATCGATCAGCGCAGCAGACCGGACACGACGGTGGTCGGGGTCGAGCTCGCGGACGAGGCGATCCGGCTGGCCGACCTGCCGCCGGCCCGGAACCGGACGATCGCCGTCCTCGGGCACGAACGCACCGGCATCCCGCCCGAGGCAGTCGACGAGCTCGACGTCGTGGTCGAGATCCCGATGATCGGGACCGGCGCCAGCCTGAACGTGGCCGTCGCGGGTTCACTGGTGCTGTACCGGCTGGCCGGGCTGCTATAG
- a CDS encoding GNAT family N-acetyltransferase, which translates to MSIRLIPLTDPDYRPLSRRIAWLAAQGDGTPVGSAFLRLDSRKTHAHLAEFELNVHPAERGRGIGTQLLGAVVAGARDHDVRTVITDVDVDSAGDRFLQHHGFAIGMRLIYARLDLAQPTTAVPEVPGYRLVCWEGVVPDDLVQSFTDARAGMNDAPSGTITTGVDAWDVERSRYAARVIEQRGDHLLVVAAMDRPGHIVGFTEVVVPGDGKGDAQLYGTAVLPEHRGRGLALWMKAAQIQQTRRRFPDLDGLLTDTVDTNAAMRRTNDRLGYVPQYQIHRRKLDL; encoded by the coding sequence TTGAGCATCAGACTGATCCCACTGACCGATCCCGACTACCGGCCGCTCAGCCGGCGGATCGCCTGGCTCGCCGCGCAGGGCGACGGTACGCCGGTCGGTTCCGCGTTCCTGCGGCTGGACAGCCGCAAGACCCACGCGCATCTGGCCGAGTTCGAGCTGAACGTGCATCCGGCCGAGCGGGGCCGCGGGATCGGGACGCAGCTGCTCGGCGCGGTCGTCGCCGGGGCGCGCGACCACGACGTGCGCACCGTGATCACCGACGTCGACGTCGACTCCGCCGGCGACCGGTTCCTCCAGCACCACGGTTTCGCGATCGGCATGAGACTCATCTACGCACGGCTGGACCTGGCGCAGCCCACGACCGCCGTACCGGAGGTCCCGGGGTACCGGCTGGTGTGCTGGGAGGGCGTCGTACCGGACGACCTGGTGCAGTCGTTCACCGATGCCCGGGCGGGGATGAACGACGCGCCGTCGGGGACGATCACGACCGGCGTGGACGCCTGGGACGTCGAGCGAAGCCGGTACGCCGCGCGGGTCATCGAGCAACGCGGCGATCACCTGCTGGTCGTCGCGGCGATGGACCGCCCCGGGCACATCGTCGGCTTCACCGAGGTTGTCGTCCCGGGCGACGGGAAGGGCGACGCGCAGCTCTACGGCACCGCCGTCCTCCCCGAGCACCGCGGCCGCGGTCTCGCGTTGTGGATGAAGGCCGCGCAGATCCAGCAGACCCGGCGGCGCTTCCCCGACCTCGACGGCCTCCTCACCGACACGGTCGACACGAACGCGGCGATGCGCCGTACCAACGACCGCCTCGGGTACGTGCCGCAGTACCAGATCCACCGCCGCAAGCTGGACCTATAG
- a CDS encoding FCD domain-containing protein, with protein MQQLDGDAGGEQVVRTIGADHVALREQVLEELRRRIVDGEYREGERLTETRLADDFGVSRNPVREALRVVEAEGFVHILPRRGAVVATLDETAVRDLFAVRQQLETLAAGLAAERATPAGIASLRTLIDEANTATAAQDFDRVAELNSAFHRAVIEVSGNRWLHSISAAMYHHVHWVFRVGAAQRAPHSSEEHVRLVDAIEAGDAEAASTAARLHVEAAAKAALG; from the coding sequence GTGCAGCAGCTCGACGGCGATGCCGGCGGTGAACAGGTCGTCCGCACGATCGGCGCCGACCATGTCGCGCTGCGGGAGCAGGTCCTCGAGGAGCTGCGCCGGCGGATCGTGGACGGCGAGTACCGCGAAGGGGAGCGGCTGACCGAGACGCGTCTCGCGGACGACTTCGGTGTGTCACGGAATCCGGTCCGGGAAGCACTCCGCGTGGTCGAGGCGGAGGGCTTCGTCCATATCCTGCCGCGGCGTGGTGCGGTCGTCGCGACCCTGGACGAGACCGCGGTCCGCGACCTGTTCGCCGTACGGCAGCAGCTCGAGACGCTCGCCGCCGGGCTGGCCGCGGAACGGGCGACACCCGCGGGGATCGCATCGCTGCGCACGCTGATCGACGAGGCCAACACGGCGACGGCGGCGCAGGACTTCGACCGTGTCGCCGAGCTGAACAGCGCGTTCCACCGGGCCGTGATCGAGGTCAGCGGGAACCGCTGGCTGCACTCGATCTCGGCCGCGATGTACCACCACGTGCACTGGGTCTTCCGTGTCGGCGCCGCCCAGCGGGCGCCGCACTCCTCCGAGGAGCACGTGCGCCTGGTCGACGCCATCGAAGCGGGCGACGCCGAGGCCGCGAGCACCGCCGCCCGCCTCCACGTCGAGGCCGCGGCGAAGGCAGCCCTCGGCTAG
- a CDS encoding gamma-glutamyltransferase family protein, translating into MTFTTRPTLRGTFGMVSSTHWLASQSAMRILELGGNAFDAGAAAGFVLHVVEPHLNGPGGEVPAIIATADDPTPRVLCGQGVAPAGATIEHYRSLGLSLVPGSGPLAATVPGAVDAWLLLLRDHGTLPLSVVLEPAIDYARNGHPLVPRIADTIATVQELFEKHWPTSAAVWLKDRRPVTGRFSNEAYAATLEKLVREGEAAGADRQAQLEQARKTWREGFVAEAIDKFSRLPHRDSSGEDHGGLITGDDMAAFQASWEDAATYDWNGYTVAKTGPWGQGPGLLQSLAVLATLGDVDLDSADGVHTTVEVMKLSYADREAWYGDSADVPLDTLLSPTYAADRAKLIGPDASLELRPGSPDGRPPVLPSIATGNETGDATTGEPTVSPVGETRGDTCHVDVVDRWGNMISATPSGGWLQSSPTIPELGFCLGSRAQMFWLEEGLPASLAPGRRPRTTLTPTLVLRDGEPVMACGSPGGDQQDQWQLLFLLRHLGAGMDLQEAIDAPAWHTTGFPSSFYPRTTDPGGLVLESRLGKDIRDELVRRGHVVTESDPWSLGRLCAVRKEADGVLAAAANPRGMQGYAVGR; encoded by the coding sequence ATGACGTTCACCACCCGGCCCACCTTGCGCGGCACGTTCGGGATGGTTTCGTCCACGCACTGGCTGGCGTCGCAGTCGGCCATGCGGATCCTGGAGCTGGGCGGCAACGCGTTCGACGCGGGCGCCGCGGCCGGGTTCGTACTCCATGTGGTCGAGCCGCACCTCAACGGCCCGGGTGGTGAGGTACCGGCGATCATCGCGACCGCCGACGACCCCACGCCGCGCGTGCTGTGCGGTCAGGGCGTGGCTCCGGCCGGTGCGACCATCGAGCACTACCGCTCCCTCGGCCTCTCGCTGGTTCCGGGTTCGGGCCCGCTGGCGGCGACAGTTCCCGGTGCCGTCGACGCGTGGCTGCTCCTGCTGCGCGACCACGGCACGCTGCCTCTGAGCGTCGTGCTCGAGCCGGCCATCGACTACGCGCGCAACGGTCACCCGCTGGTGCCGCGGATCGCGGACACGATCGCGACGGTGCAGGAGCTCTTCGAGAAGCACTGGCCGACGTCGGCCGCGGTCTGGCTCAAGGACCGGCGGCCCGTGACCGGCCGGTTCAGCAACGAGGCGTACGCCGCGACGCTCGAGAAGCTCGTTCGCGAGGGCGAGGCGGCCGGCGCGGATCGGCAGGCGCAGCTCGAGCAGGCGCGGAAGACCTGGCGAGAAGGGTTCGTCGCCGAGGCGATCGACAAGTTCTCACGGCTCCCGCACCGCGATTCGAGCGGCGAGGACCACGGCGGTCTGATCACCGGCGACGACATGGCGGCGTTCCAGGCGAGTTGGGAGGACGCGGCGACGTACGACTGGAACGGGTACACGGTCGCGAAGACCGGCCCGTGGGGTCAGGGGCCCGGACTGCTGCAGTCTCTCGCCGTACTCGCGACCCTCGGCGACGTCGACCTGGACAGCGCGGACGGTGTGCACACGACGGTCGAGGTGATGAAGCTGTCGTACGCCGACCGCGAGGCCTGGTACGGCGACAGCGCCGACGTACCGCTCGACACACTGCTCTCCCCCACCTACGCCGCGGATCGCGCCAAGCTGATCGGACCGGACGCATCGCTCGAACTCCGCCCGGGAAGCCCCGACGGCCGCCCTCCCGTCCTCCCCTCGATTGCCACCGGCAACGAAACGGGTGACGCGACCACCGGTGAGCCGACGGTGTCTCCGGTCGGCGAGACGCGCGGCGACACCTGTCATGTCGACGTGGTCGATCGCTGGGGCAACATGATCTCCGCGACGCCGAGCGGCGGCTGGTTGCAGTCGTCGCCGACCATCCCCGAGCTCGGGTTCTGCCTCGGCAGCCGCGCGCAGATGTTCTGGCTCGAGGAGGGTCTACCGGCCTCGCTCGCGCCGGGAAGGCGACCGCGGACCACCCTGACGCCGACACTGGTCCTGCGCGACGGCGAGCCGGTGATGGCCTGTGGGTCACCAGGTGGCGACCAGCAGGACCAGTGGCAGCTGCTGTTCCTGCTTCGGCATCTCGGCGCCGGGATGGACCTGCAGGAGGCGATCGACGCGCCGGCGTGGCACACCACCGGGTTCCCGTCGTCGTTCTACCCGCGGACGACGGATCCGGGCGGTCTGGTGCTGGAGAGCCGGCTCGGGAAGGACATCCGTGACGAGCTGGTACGCCGTGGACACGTCGTCACCGAGTCCGATCCGTGGAGCCTCGGCCGGCTGTGCGCCGTACGGAAGGAGGCCGACGGTGTCCTCGCCGCGGCCGCCAACCCCCGGGGTATGCAGGGCTACGCGGTCGGGCGCTAG
- a CDS encoding ABC transporter ATP-binding protein, with the protein MDALEVEDLVMHFGPVRAVDGVTLRIREGTVVALVGESGSGKSTVGRCIVRLLEPTAGTVRLAGADITHLNRRRLRPHRRDVSIVFQDPAGSLDPRLSVGDIVGEPLRLMRRKDIPAKVTEALRRVGLRPEVAHRAPHELSGGQRQRVSIARALISEPRLLVADEPTSALDVSVQASVLNLLADLQRDLGFACLFITHDLSAVEYLADEVAVMYLGQLVEQGPRERIFGQPAHPYTQALLSAAPVPDPAEQRARRPVLLGDDLPSAIDPPPGCRFHTRCPVAVDTCRTVVPERRTIGEGGHQVACHLVNDDGTGPDVRPTEGVTR; encoded by the coding sequence ATGGACGCGCTCGAAGTCGAAGACCTGGTCATGCACTTCGGGCCGGTCCGTGCCGTCGACGGGGTCACGCTGCGGATCCGTGAAGGCACCGTCGTCGCCCTGGTCGGTGAGAGCGGCTCCGGGAAGTCGACCGTCGGCCGCTGCATCGTGAGGCTCCTGGAGCCGACCGCGGGAACCGTGCGCCTCGCGGGCGCCGACATCACGCACCTGAACCGCCGCCGGCTCCGGCCGCATCGCCGCGACGTCTCCATCGTCTTCCAGGACCCCGCCGGATCGCTCGACCCGCGGCTGTCGGTCGGCGACATCGTCGGTGAACCCCTCCGCCTGATGCGCCGCAAGGACATCCCAGCGAAGGTCACCGAAGCGCTCCGCCGGGTCGGTCTCCGCCCCGAGGTCGCCCACCGCGCCCCGCACGAACTGTCCGGCGGACAGCGGCAGCGGGTCAGCATCGCCCGCGCTTTGATCTCCGAGCCACGGCTGCTCGTCGCGGACGAGCCGACCAGCGCGCTCGACGTGTCCGTGCAGGCATCCGTCCTCAACCTGCTGGCCGATCTGCAACGTGACCTCGGATTCGCGTGCCTGTTCATCACGCACGACCTGTCAGCGGTCGAGTACCTCGCCGACGAGGTCGCGGTGATGTACCTCGGTCAGCTCGTCGAGCAAGGCCCGCGGGAACGGATCTTCGGACAGCCGGCCCACCCGTACACCCAGGCCCTGCTGTCCGCGGCGCCCGTACCCGACCCCGCCGAGCAGCGCGCCCGCCGGCCGGTCCTGCTCGGCGACGACCTGCCGTCGGCCATCGACCCGCCGCCCGGCTGCCGCTTCCACACCCGATGCCCGGTCGCTGTGGACACATGCCGGACAGTCGTGCCGGAGCGGCGCACGATCGGCGAAGGTGGACATCAGGTGGCCTGCCATCTCGTGAACGACGACGGAACCGGACCAGACGTACGACCAACTGAGGGAGTTACTCGATGA
- a CDS encoding ABC transporter ATP-binding protein, producing MKPVLVMKDLSVTFRTEDGPLSAVDRVSLEVGDGEVLAVVGESGCGKSVTAMSIAGLLPRTATVTGSVELDGTELVGADKRTLRSIRGREVAYIFQEPMTSLNPVFTVGHQISEVLRTHVGLDRQAARARAIELLKLVGIPSAERRVGDYPHQLSGGMRQRVMIAMAVACDPKVLIADEPTTALDVTIQAGILDVLRELRERLGTSIVLITHDLGVVADLADRVAVMYAGRVVETAEVHDLFARPQHPYTNGLLGASPAAGRHAQSQRLNEIPGLVPVLTEQPDACTFADRCPRAIDICTSSQPQLTDDAHRVACWNAKVEV from the coding sequence ATGAAGCCTGTACTCGTGATGAAGGATCTGTCCGTCACGTTCCGGACCGAGGACGGGCCGTTGTCCGCGGTCGACCGGGTCAGCCTCGAGGTCGGGGACGGCGAGGTGCTCGCGGTGGTCGGCGAGTCCGGCTGCGGCAAGAGCGTCACCGCGATGAGCATCGCCGGTCTGCTCCCCCGGACCGCGACCGTCACCGGTTCGGTCGAGCTCGACGGCACCGAGCTGGTCGGCGCGGACAAGCGGACGCTGCGCTCGATCCGCGGCCGGGAGGTCGCGTACATCTTCCAGGAGCCGATGACCTCGCTGAACCCGGTCTTCACCGTCGGCCACCAGATCAGCGAGGTACTGCGCACGCACGTCGGCCTCGACCGGCAGGCAGCGCGCGCCCGCGCGATCGAGCTCCTCAAGCTCGTCGGCATCCCGTCCGCCGAACGCCGCGTCGGCGACTACCCGCACCAGCTGTCCGGCGGGATGCGGCAACGCGTCATGATCGCGATGGCGGTCGCCTGCGATCCGAAGGTCCTGATCGCCGACGAGCCGACCACTGCCCTCGACGTGACGATCCAGGCCGGCATTCTCGACGTACTGCGGGAACTGCGCGAACGGCTCGGGACGAGCATCGTGCTGATCACGCACGACCTCGGTGTCGTCGCCGACCTCGCCGACCGGGTGGCCGTGATGTACGCCGGACGCGTGGTGGAGACCGCCGAGGTCCACGACCTGTTCGCGCGCCCGCAGCACCCGTACACGAACGGACTGCTCGGCGCCTCCCCCGCCGCCGGCCGCCACGCGCAGTCCCAGCGCCTGAACGAGATCCCGGGCCTGGTCCCCGTTCTGACCGAGCAACCCGACGCCTGCACGTTCGCCGACCGCTGCCCGCGGGCGATCGACATCTGTACGTCGTCCCAGCCCCAGCTCACCGACGACGCCCATCGCGTGGCGTGCTGGAATGCCAAGGTGGAGGTTTGA
- a CDS encoding ABC transporter permease — protein sequence MAVPEAVAGAVPTAPLRSNRRRVVRRILHNPLALTGLAVLLVAVVLAVFATWLAPYEPTQNHLDRAFSPPGTPGHLLGTDDLGRDVLSRIMFGLRASLHVGVLAVAFSLAVGVPLGLIAGYFRTVDALISRFTDLVLAFPFLILAVGLAAIRGASLGNAAIAIGIAQIPGMIRIVRSETLRIKSLDFVAAAVVEGAGDAWVLGRHIFPNAGSAIIVQATVGIPAAILGEAVLSFLGLGIQPPAPSLGTMLADAQQFASRAPWAAVMPGVAIMLLTLAFNIVGDSLRDALDPKASRR from the coding sequence ATGGCCGTACCGGAGGCAGTCGCGGGCGCCGTGCCGACCGCGCCGCTGCGCAGCAACCGCCGCCGGGTGGTGCGCCGGATCCTGCACAACCCGCTGGCGCTCACCGGACTCGCCGTCCTCCTGGTCGCCGTCGTCCTCGCGGTCTTCGCCACCTGGCTCGCGCCGTACGAGCCGACCCAGAACCACCTGGACCGCGCGTTCTCGCCACCGGGAACGCCCGGGCATCTGCTCGGCACCGACGACCTCGGCCGGGACGTGCTGTCGCGGATCATGTTCGGCCTCCGCGCGTCCCTGCACGTCGGTGTCCTCGCCGTCGCGTTCTCGCTCGCGGTCGGCGTACCGCTCGGGCTGATCGCGGGGTACTTCCGGACCGTCGACGCGCTCATCTCCCGGTTCACCGACCTGGTGCTGGCGTTCCCGTTCCTGATCCTCGCCGTCGGGCTGGCCGCGATCCGCGGCGCGAGCCTCGGCAACGCGGCGATCGCGATCGGCATCGCCCAGATCCCCGGCATGATCCGGATCGTCCGGTCCGAGACACTCCGGATCAAGTCCCTCGACTTCGTCGCCGCCGCGGTCGTCGAGGGCGCCGGCGACGCCTGGGTCCTCGGCCGGCACATCTTCCCGAACGCCGGGTCCGCGATCATCGTCCAGGCGACCGTGGGAATCCCGGCCGCGATCCTCGGCGAGGCCGTGCTGTCCTTCCTCGGCCTCGGCATCCAGCCGCCCGCGCCGAGCCTCGGCACGATGCTCGCCGACGCCCAGCAGTTCGCGTCCCGGGCGCCGTGGGCCGCCGTGATGCCCGGTGTCGCGATCATGCTGCTCACGCTGGCGTTCAACATCGTCGGCGACAGCCTCCGCGACGCCCTCGACCCGAAGGCGAGCCGCCGATGA
- a CDS encoding ABC transporter permease subunit produces the protein MRRYLLNRVWQSAVTLVLATIVVFAGVRALPGDPALALAGEDRDPESLRAIREQYGLDQSWLVQFWQFVSHAARGDLGQSIRTGTPVRSMIASALPVTIELSVLAILIASVIGVGAGVVAAVRRGRPAEWAANALALLGLSVPHFWLGLMAILYLSVALGLFPASGFVPFFTDPVANLHHLVLPAVILGTGLAAVIMRQTRSSMLDALSADYIRTAEAKGLPPKAVVGKHALRNSLIVVVTVVGLQLGALISGAVVTERIFALPGFGKLTVDAVFQRDYPVIQAVVLVTATAYIVINLLVDLLYSVIDPRIRVRGEA, from the coding sequence GTGAGGCGGTACCTGCTCAATCGGGTGTGGCAGTCGGCGGTGACGCTCGTGCTCGCGACGATCGTGGTGTTCGCCGGCGTGCGGGCGTTGCCGGGTGATCCGGCGCTGGCACTGGCCGGTGAGGACCGGGATCCGGAGTCGCTCAGGGCGATCCGGGAGCAGTACGGGCTCGATCAGTCGTGGCTCGTGCAGTTCTGGCAGTTCGTGAGCCATGCGGCGCGCGGCGACCTCGGGCAGTCGATCCGGACCGGTACGCCGGTGCGGTCGATGATCGCGAGCGCGTTGCCGGTGACGATCGAGCTGTCGGTGCTCGCGATCCTGATCGCCAGTGTGATCGGCGTCGGCGCGGGTGTGGTGGCCGCGGTACGGCGGGGACGCCCGGCCGAATGGGCCGCGAACGCGCTCGCGCTGCTCGGTCTGTCCGTCCCGCACTTCTGGCTCGGCCTGATGGCGATCCTCTACCTGTCCGTTGCCCTGGGCCTCTTCCCGGCGTCGGGATTCGTCCCGTTCTTCACCGACCCGGTGGCCAACCTGCACCACCTCGTCCTGCCGGCCGTGATCCTCGGCACCGGTCTGGCCGCCGTGATCATGCGCCAGACCAGGTCGTCGATGCTGGACGCGCTGTCCGCCGACTACATCCGTACGGCGGAAGCGAAAGGCCTCCCGCCCAAGGCCGTTGTCGGGAAGCATGCCCTGCGCAACAGTCTGATCGTGGTCGTCACGGTCGTCGGCCTCCAGCTCGGCGCGCTGATCTCCGGCGCCGTGGTGACCGAGCGGATCTTCGCCCTGCCCGGTTTCGGCAAGCTCACCGTCGACGCCGTCTTCCAGCGCGACTACCCGGTCATCCAGGCCGTCGTCCTGGTCACCGCGACGGCGTACATCGTCATCAACCTGCTGGTCGACCTGCTGTACTCGGTCATCGACCCGCGGATCCGCGTGCGAGGTGAAGCCTGA
- a CDS encoding ABC transporter substrate-binding protein, translating to MTRRLALNRFIPRTRRRSVVGYGAAVAVLAVTGMISTACSPVEPAGSDDPTSGGQSSAGQDVFGEPADAAQVKPGGTLTVALSADPDKLDPTLSRSLYSRYVFHTMCEKLYDLGPDAKVVPQLATALPTISSDGLSLTIPLKQGAKFADGGAFDANAVKTSLNRHLTLAGSARKSELGPITAIETPDPKTVVIKLSKPFAPLTAALADRAGMVLSPAAVAKLGANFSSAPVCVGPFKFASRVAQNSIKVVKDPQYYDAAKVHLDSIEYRIITDSSIRSANLKSGDAQVADSLSSQDAPTLQKDDSVSVLQSQSLGYQGLTINIGNANGVGTPHKQLDTPIAKDPKVRQALALSIDREALVKSIFNGLNTVACSPVSPKSEFSSDAAQVCPPHDPAKAKQLLSEAGVSTPYKVEMITSNNPDSLRLAQALQGMVKEGGFELVIKPVEYAALLDQQDRGDFELLQLGWSGRVDPDANIYNFIGSTGSQNVSGYSNPEVDKLLTDARQATDKAERVKLYGDVVSKLQQDDPIIYMYRQRNLTGVSKKLLGIQVYPDGVIRTAFAGFAK from the coding sequence ATGACTCGTCGACTTGCACTGAACCGTTTCATTCCGAGGACCCGCCGCCGGAGCGTGGTGGGGTACGGCGCCGCGGTCGCCGTGCTGGCCGTCACCGGAATGATCTCGACCGCCTGCTCGCCGGTCGAGCCCGCCGGCAGCGACGACCCCACGAGTGGCGGCCAGTCGTCAGCCGGGCAGGACGTGTTCGGCGAGCCGGCCGACGCGGCCCAGGTGAAACCGGGCGGCACGCTGACGGTCGCGCTCTCCGCCGACCCCGACAAGCTCGACCCGACCCTGTCCCGCAGCCTGTACTCGCGGTACGTCTTCCACACGATGTGCGAGAAGCTGTACGACCTCGGGCCGGACGCCAAGGTGGTCCCGCAACTGGCGACCGCGCTGCCGACGATCTCGTCCGACGGACTCAGCCTGACGATCCCGCTCAAGCAGGGCGCGAAGTTCGCCGACGGCGGCGCGTTCGACGCGAACGCGGTGAAGACCTCCCTGAACCGGCACCTCACACTGGCCGGCTCCGCCCGCAAGAGCGAGCTCGGCCCGATCACCGCGATCGAGACCCCGGACCCGAAGACCGTGGTCATCAAGCTCTCCAAGCCGTTCGCCCCGCTGACCGCCGCGCTCGCCGACCGCGCCGGCATGGTGCTCAGCCCGGCCGCGGTCGCGAAGCTCGGCGCGAACTTCTCGTCCGCGCCGGTCTGCGTCGGCCCGTTCAAGTTCGCCAGCCGCGTCGCCCAGAACTCGATCAAGGTCGTCAAGGACCCGCAGTACTACGACGCGGCGAAGGTGCATCTCGACAGCATCGAGTACCGGATCATCACCGACTCGAGCATCCGGTCGGCGAACCTGAAGTCCGGTGACGCCCAGGTCGCGGACTCGCTGTCCTCGCAGGACGCGCCGACGCTGCAGAAGGACGACAGCGTGAGCGTGCTGCAGTCGCAGTCGCTCGGGTACCAGGGACTGACGATCAACATCGGCAACGCGAACGGTGTCGGCACTCCGCACAAGCAACTCGACACCCCGATCGCCAAGGATCCGAAGGTGCGGCAGGCGCTGGCGCTGTCCATCGATCGCGAAGCGCTGGTGAAGTCGATCTTCAACGGCCTCAACACCGTGGCCTGCTCGCCGGTGTCGCCGAAGAGCGAGTTCTCGTCCGACGCCGCGCAGGTGTGCCCGCCGCACGATCCCGCGAAGGCCAAGCAGTTGCTGTCCGAGGCTGGCGTGAGTACGCCGTACAAGGTCGAGATGATCACGTCGAACAACCCCGACAGCCTCCGGCTCGCGCAGGCGCTGCAGGGCATGGTGAAGGAGGGCGGGTTCGAGCTCGTGATCAAGCCGGTCGAGTACGCCGCGCTGCTGGATCAGCAGGACCGTGGTGACTTCGAGTTGCTGCAGCTCGGGTGGTCCGGCCGGGTCGACCCGGACGCGAACATCTACAACTTCATCGGCAGCACCGGCAGCCAGAACGTGTCGGGCTACAGCAACCCGGAGGTCGACAAGCTGCTCACCGACGCCCGCCAGGCCACCGACAAGGCCGAGCGCGTCAAGCTGTACGGCGACGTGGTCAGCAAGCTGCAGCAGGACGACCCGATCATCTACATGTACCGCCAGCGCAACCTGACCGGCGTCTCCAAGAAGCTCCTCGGCATCCAGGTGTACCCGGACGGCGTGATCCGGACGGCCTTCGCAGGATTCGCCAAGTGA
- a CDS encoding GNAT family N-acetyltransferase — MSITWNTRVESPSDIEPLRDITRDAFGRQFEVDYLDALRADPVAWIPGLTFVATTADDEPIAYALLTHCHVGDVPVLSLGPVAVLPAYQRQGAGGAAVRAALAAAHERDEPAAVVLGHAEYYPRFGFRQATGFGIHHPEYDGPNLMALALGHHAIPAGDLTYPFTA; from the coding sequence TTGTCCATCACCTGGAACACCCGTGTCGAGAGTCCGTCCGACATCGAACCGCTCCGCGACATCACCCGTGACGCCTTCGGCCGCCAGTTCGAAGTGGACTACCTCGACGCACTCCGAGCGGACCCGGTTGCCTGGATCCCCGGCCTGACGTTTGTGGCGACCACGGCCGACGACGAGCCGATCGCGTACGCGCTCCTCACCCACTGTCACGTCGGCGACGTACCGGTCCTGTCACTCGGCCCGGTCGCTGTGCTCCCGGCGTACCAGCGGCAAGGAGCCGGCGGGGCAGCCGTCCGGGCCGCGTTGGCGGCGGCACATGAGCGCGACGAGCCTGCTGCCGTTGTCCTCGGGCACGCGGAGTACTACCCGCGGTTCGGCTTCCGGCAGGCCACTGGATTCGGCATCCACCATCCGGAGTACGACGGCCCGAATCTGATGGCGCTGGCCCTCGGCCACCACGCCATACCGGCCGGGGACCTGACCTACCCGTTCACCGCCTGA